The Sandaracinus amylolyticus genomic interval GTCCTGGCCTGTCGTCGTTCGATCGATCGCATCCGGCTCTCCTCTGTGCTCCCAAGGGAAGAGACGCTCACCACGGCCTGAGCTCGACGCCGAGCCCGAGCGAGGGCCCCGCGATCCAGCGCTGGTCCCGACACGGGACGTCGAAGCGGCAGAGCGGCTGATGGAAGACGCCGGCTCCGCCCGCGTGCACCGAGATCCCGACCGTGCGGTCGTCGCCGCTCCACACGACGGCGCCGACCTCGCCGAGCGCGATGCCGTCGTGGCCGCCCGCGCCGCGCACGAAGAGCTCGACGGGCCCGAGCGGCAGGCGCGCGATCGCGTGGAACGAGAGCACCTCGAGCGCGTCGCCGAACGACCAGATCGCGAGCTGCGCCTCGAAGTGGAACATGTGGAGCCGCCCGAGCCGCGCGAACGTGACGAAGATCGGCGTCTCCTGCGCGCGCTGGCCGTCGAGGCGGGTCGCGAGCACCGAGATGCCCGCACCGGCGGCGACGGCGACGAGGCCCTCGTCGAAGCCGACGGCGAGCGAGAGCGAGCCGCCCGCGAGGCCGCCTCGATCGCCGCCACCGATGCCGAGCGGCGTGCCGCCGAACCGCACGAGCAGCGGGCCGAGCGGGCGCGCTTCGGCCATCACGTCGCCCACGAGCGCGCCCTGCTCGCCCTCGAGCCCGATCACGCCGCGCATGGCCCCGGCGGCGCGGACGCGCGGCACGCGGGTCTCGGCGGACTGCGGGCCGACCTGGAGGGCGAGCGTCCCGCCACAGTCCTGGCTCCCGCCGTAGCACTCGGTCTGGAGGACGTAGCGCCCGCTCCGCCCCGGTGGGACGACGAAGCGCAGCGACGAGCCGAGCGAGAAGCACGCGTCGTCGTTGAACGCGACGCGCTGTCCGTCCGGCGCGATCAGGGCGAGCGTGGTGTCGCCGGTGAACGCGGCGTCGGCGAGCCCGCAGGTCGCGGCGTGCAGCTCCTCGCCCTCGCCGAGCTCGACCGCGATCGAGCCGCCTGGGACGTGGGGGAGGGCGCGGCGCTCGGTCGGCGGAGGCTCCGCACGCTGCGCGAGCGCCTCCGGCGCCGTCAGGAGCAGCGCGACCAACGCGAACGAGGCTGGAGCAAAGCGCGGGATGCGGCCGGCTCAGCAGAGAGCGTGCCGCGGCGATTGCGATGCGATCTCGTGCCGACGACGCGCGCGGATGTGAACGTGCAACGACGAAACGAGCCGAATCGGCACAGCGGGACGATTCGAATGATCGGAGCTGGACCTGAAATCCAGGATCGGTGACCGCGATCGTCCTGCCCTGGATTTGAAATCCAGCTCGGACAACTCGAATTGCCCTGCCCTGGATTTGAAATCCGGTTCCGCAACTGGAGTTGTCGTCCTCTGGATTTCAAATCCAGTCGCGACAACTTCGGTCGTGCTCCTCTGGACTTGAAATCCAGGAACGACGATCGCAATCGTGTCGCCCTGGACCTGAAATCCGGAAACGGATGACTTCGGTCATCCGAGCTCCCCGTGGAGTCGCCGGCGAGCGATCCGAGCGCGCTTCGAGACGAGTCAGCTCGGCCGGCGATTGCGGAGCAGCGAGCGCGCGTGGAGCTGTCCGCACGCGGCGTCGATCGATGCGCCGAACTGCTGCCGGCGCGTCGCGCGAACACCGAGGGCGCGGAGCTGCGCGACGAAGTCGTCCACGCGCTGGGCGCTCGGCGCGCGATGCGACGGGTCGGCGCCGGACGCGTCGTTGTAGCGGATGACGCTGACGTGGAAGAGCTCGGGCCGCGCGCGCGACGTCACGAGCTGCGCGAGCGCGCGCAGGTGATCCTCGGAGTCGTTCACACCCGCGATCAGCAGGTACGCGAGATAGACCTTCCGCCGGACCGCGACGACGTGGCGATCGAGGATCGCGAGGTTCTCGGCGAGCGAGAACCGGCGCTCGAGCGGGACGAGCTCGGCGCGCTGCGCGGGGAAGGGCGAGTGCACCGAGAGCGTGATCGTCACCTGCGGATGCTCCCGGGTGAGGCGCTCGAGGCTCGGCGCGAACCCGACGGTCGACACGGTGATCCGCCGCGGCGAGAGCCCGCCGTAGCCGGGCGTCGTGAGCAGCTCGAGCGCGGTGAACACGTGCGGGTTCGCGAGCGCCTCGCCCATCCCCATGAACGCCACGCTGTCGGGCGCCGCCCAGCGACGGTGGACGACCTGCGCGCAGATCTCGTCGGCGGTGAGGTTGCGCGCGAGGCCGATCGCGCCGGTCGCGCAGAACGAGCAGCCGAGCCCGCAGCCTGCCTGCGTCGACACGCAGACCGAGGACCACCCGGCGCGATAGCGCGAGCGCACCGTCTCGAGCCGCGCGCCCGACCGCGTCTCGAACAGCACCTTCTCCACCTGCTCCGCGGAGCGCACTGCGACGAGCTCGAGCGGCAGCACGGTCGGGCCGAAGCGCGCGGTGAGCGCGTCGCGAAGCGATCGCGGCAGCTCGCTCACGTCGTCGAAGCGCTGGGCGCCACGCTGCAGCGCGAGGACGAGCTGGTGATAGCGGTACGGCGGCGCGCCGGCGCTCGCGAGGTGCGCGTACACGTCGGCGAGCACGGTTCCGGGCGGCGGGGTCGGTAGGACGTTCACGAGCGCGGCGGGATGTCGAACGGGGCGCATGGATCCGGGCTCGGGCATCGTCGATGCTCCTCTGGCGAATGGAAGCGCGCGCCGCGCACATCGCGCGGCGGCGGACGTTCATCTCACGCACACGGGGTCGCGCGCCCTCGACGCGGAGGGCGCAGCGCCGGCGAACGGGTGGAGAGAGACGTCAAGCCATGATCGCGCCGCGCGAGCGGCGCACCGCCGAACCTGTCACGCGCGGCGGCGAGCGCAACGCGCGCTCACGCGGCGTGCTCGCGGCGCGCCCGTCGAGATTGCGCAGCGCCCGCGCCGATCGACGACGGCGAGGGCGCTACGAACCCATCACGCCACGGCGTGCGACGCGTCGGGCGCGGCCTGGCGCTGCTTCTGGCGCAGCTCGACGCTGACGAGCTTCGAGATGCCGGGCGTCTCCATCGTCACGCCGTACAGCACGTCGGCCATCTGCATGGTCTTCTTGCTGTGCGTGATGACGATGAACTGCGAGTGCTTGGTCATCGCGCGGATGGCCTCGCAGTAACGGCCGATGTTCGCCTCGTCGAGCGGCGCGTCGACCTCGTCGAGGAGACAGAACGGGCTCGGCTTGTACTGGAAGATCGAGAAGATCAGCGAGACCGCGGTCAGCGCCTTCTCACCGCCGCTCATCAGCTCGATCGAGCCGATCTTCTTGCCCGGCGGCTGCGCGAGGATGTCGATGCCGGTCTCGAGCAGGTCGTCGGCGTTCGTGAGCTTCAGCTCCGCCTTACCGCCGCCGAAGAGGCGCGGGAAGACCTGCTGGAAGCGCTCGTTGATCGCGTCGAACGCCTCGCGGAAGAGCTTCTTGCTCTCCCGGTTCATCTGCTTGATCGCCTTGTCGAGCTGATCGAGCGCCTGCTCGAGATCGAGCTTCTGGCCGTTGAGGTACTCGAAGCGCTTGCTCTGCTCCTCGTACTCCTCGATCGCGGTGAGGTTGATCTCGCCCATGCGCTCGACGAGGCGCAGCAGCTCGTCGATGCGCGTCTTCACCGAGTCGTCGGGCAGGTCGCGGAAGTGGTAGTCGCCGAGCACGCGCCGCAGGTCGACGCGGTGGCGCTCGTTGACCTGATCGAGCAGGTGCTCGATCGCCATCGCGAGCTCGCGCTCTTCGATCGTGAGCGACGAGACGCGGCGCGAGCCCTCGTCGATCTTGCTGCGGATCTCCTTGAGGTCCGCCTCGCGCGTGCCGAGCTCGAGCTTCGCGACGTCGTACTTCTCGCGGGCCGCGCCGAGCACCTCGTGCGCCTTCATCGCGCGCTCGACCTTGTCGACGAGCTCTTCCTTCGTGACGACGAGCGCGCCCGCCGTCTCGCCCTGCTGCTTCGCGCCGCGCTCGAGGTCGCCGCGCAGGCGCTTCTCGCGCTCGCCGAGCTCCTGCACCGACTTGTCCAGGCGATCGAGCGCCTGGCGATCACCCTCGGCGCGCTGGCGCGCCTGCGCCGCGCGGACGCGCACGTCGGTCACGCGCGCGCTCTGCGCCTCGACGAGCGAGCGGCGCTCCTCGTAGATCATCTCGTTCGACTCGAGCGCGCCCTCGGCGTCGTGCTTCGCCTTGCTCGCCGACTCGATCTCCGCCTGCGCGTCGTTGCCCTCGCCCTGCGCGTCGGCGAGCTGCATCGCGAGGTCGTCCGCGTCCATCGCGACCTTCTCGACGCGCTGGCGCGTGCGATTCAGCTCGTCCTCGGCGCGGCGGAGATCCTTGTCCGCCTTCACGATCGCGATCTCCGCGTCGTGCGCCTCGTTGCGCGCGGAGTCGAGCGCGGCCTGGCGCGACGCGATGCCGTTGCGCAGCTCGCCGTGGCGCGCGACCGCCGCGGTCATCTCCGCGTCGAGCTTGGCGACGATGCCGTGGAGGTCACGGATCTCGCGCTTCACCGCGATCATGTGCGCGCCGACCTGCTCGCCGCGCCCGCCGGTGATCACACCGCCGGCGCCGAGCACCTCGCCGCGCTCGGTCACGAACGTCGAGGCCTGCACGCCCGCGTCGTAGAGGCGCTTCGCCGACGCGAGGTCGCGCACGACGAGCACGCCCTCGAGGAGGTGGCGCACCAGGGCCTCGTCCTGCTGCGTCTCGCGCTCACCGCGCACGAGATCGGCGAGCCACCCGACGATGCCTTCGTCCTGCGGAAGCACGGCGAGCGGCGCGACCACGCGACGCGGCGTGCGCGGGATCGCGGTCGCGCGGCCACGGTCGCCCTGCTCGAGGAACTCGAGCACGCGAAGGCCCGCGTCGACGTCGCTCACCACGACGTGCTGGAGGCGCTCGCCGAGCGCGCCCGCGAGCGCCTGGGTGTACGCCTCGGGGCACTCGATGCGATCGGCGACGAGGCCGAGCACGCCCTTCTGCGCGCGCT includes:
- the smc gene encoding chromosome segregation protein SMC yields the protein MKIKKVEICGFKSFVDRTVVLFDHDVTAIVGPNGCGKSNVVDAIRWTMGEQSAKNLRGKSMDDVIFNGSETRGPHSFAEVTLTFDNTDGLASPEYRAYAEIAVTRRLDRQGNSDYFINKTPVRLMDVTELFLGTGIGAKAYSIIEQGKIGYIVSAKPEDRRGLIEEAAGITKFKAKKKAAERKMDATRQNLLRIGDIVAEIEKNLASLKRQAQKAERYKAYRAEIRDLELLVASHRWMELTVTRRVIDEELTQASGALEGHRYALRVREAELEGERLAVQRAESEVERAQRVSYELDNSVRMLEGKVEQHKERLQGLRDSERLAERELEALSARRAVLAQERDGLLSTIAELEEIERTEQDELEREVAILDERKLAAQEAEQTVSSARSRVSESAQRIARAEAVLKGYERRRDEARTRLDRMRSEREELEGRLVELAQEADELRTRLEGLREGKNTTAERKEQLETELKDLRAQITESERTVDKLRSELAEKRSRLRSLEEITKKFEGVGAGVRSVMTRFGNTDEERAQKGVLGLVADRIECPEAYTQALAGALGERLQHVVVSDVDAGLRVLEFLEQGDRGRATAIPRTPRRVVAPLAVLPQDEGIVGWLADLVRGERETQQDEALVRHLLEGVLVVRDLASAKRLYDAGVQASTFVTERGEVLGAGGVITGGRGEQVGAHMIAVKREIRDLHGIVAKLDAEMTAAVARHGELRNGIASRQAALDSARNEAHDAEIAIVKADKDLRRAEDELNRTRQRVEKVAMDADDLAMQLADAQGEGNDAQAEIESASKAKHDAEGALESNEMIYEERRSLVEAQSARVTDVRVRAAQARQRAEGDRQALDRLDKSVQELGEREKRLRGDLERGAKQQGETAGALVVTKEELVDKVERAMKAHEVLGAAREKYDVAKLELGTREADLKEIRSKIDEGSRRVSSLTIEERELAMAIEHLLDQVNERHRVDLRRVLGDYHFRDLPDDSVKTRIDELLRLVERMGEINLTAIEEYEEQSKRFEYLNGQKLDLEQALDQLDKAIKQMNRESKKLFREAFDAINERFQQVFPRLFGGGKAELKLTNADDLLETGIDILAQPPGKKIGSIELMSGGEKALTAVSLIFSIFQYKPSPFCLLDEVDAPLDEANIGRYCEAIRAMTKHSQFIVITHSKKTMQMADVLYGVTMETPGISKLVSVELRQKQRQAAPDASHAVA
- a CDS encoding radical SAM protein, yielding MRPVRHPAALVNVLPTPPPGTVLADVYAHLASAGAPPYRYHQLVLALQRGAQRFDDVSELPRSLRDALTARFGPTVLPLELVAVRSAEQVEKVLFETRSGARLETVRSRYRAGWSSVCVSTQAGCGLGCSFCATGAIGLARNLTADEICAQVVHRRWAAPDSVAFMGMGEALANPHVFTALELLTTPGYGGLSPRRITVSTVGFAPSLERLTREHPQVTITLSVHSPFPAQRAELVPLERRFSLAENLAILDRHVVAVRRKVYLAYLLIAGVNDSEDHLRALAQLVTSRARPELFHVSVIRYNDASGADPSHRAPSAQRVDDFVAQLRALGVRATRRQQFGASIDAACGQLHARSLLRNRRPS